A region from the Pseudomonas sp. Teo4 genome encodes:
- a CDS encoding RtcB family protein — MNILQVAGGKPIKLWTDGVPVEDEARQQLLNTAKMPFIFKHLAVMPDVHLGKGSTIGSVIPTVGAIIPAAVGVDIGCGMIAARTSLHARDLPDNLHGLRTAIEKAVPHGKTFGRRDQGAWDDVPDHADRQWRGLAGRFKAITDKYPRLEKTNNRHHLGTLGGGNHFIEVCLDEADQVWFMLHSGSRGVGNAIGNLFIELAQADMRQHLANLPDKDLAYFEEGSRHFADYVEAVEWAQDYARRNRELMMQAVVAAVRKVLGRPFEASLEAVNCHHNYVQREQHFGREVLVTRKGAVSAQKGQLGIIPGSMGAKSFIVRGLGNEESFCSCSHGAGRVMSRTKAKSRFNVEDQRRATAHVECRKDKDVIDEIPMAYKDIDAVMLAQRELVEVVHTLRQVVCVKG; from the coding sequence ATGAACATTCTCCAGGTTGCCGGCGGCAAGCCGATCAAGCTGTGGACCGACGGCGTACCCGTCGAGGACGAAGCCCGCCAACAATTGTTGAACACGGCGAAGATGCCGTTCATCTTCAAGCACCTGGCGGTGATGCCGGATGTGCACCTGGGCAAGGGCTCGACCATCGGCAGCGTGATCCCCACCGTTGGCGCGATCATCCCGGCGGCGGTGGGGGTGGACATAGGCTGCGGCATGATTGCCGCACGCACCTCGTTGCATGCCCGGGACCTGCCGGACAACCTGCACGGGCTGCGCACCGCCATCGAGAAAGCCGTGCCCCATGGCAAGACTTTCGGCCGCCGCGATCAGGGCGCCTGGGATGACGTCCCTGATCACGCCGATCGGCAGTGGCGGGGGTTGGCGGGGCGCTTCAAGGCAATCACCGACAAGTACCCGCGCCTGGAAAAGACCAACAATCGCCATCACCTGGGGACGTTGGGCGGCGGCAATCACTTCATCGAGGTGTGCCTGGACGAGGCCGACCAGGTCTGGTTCATGTTGCACAGTGGTTCGCGTGGTGTCGGCAATGCCATCGGCAACCTGTTCATAGAGCTGGCCCAGGCCGACATGCGCCAGCACCTGGCCAACCTGCCGGACAAGGACTTGGCCTACTTCGAGGAAGGCAGCCGCCACTTTGCCGATTACGTCGAGGCGGTCGAGTGGGCTCAGGATTATGCCCGGCGCAACCGCGAGCTGATGATGCAGGCGGTGGTCGCTGCCGTACGCAAAGTGCTGGGCCGACCCTTCGAGGCCAGCCTGGAAGCCGTCAATTGCCACCACAACTATGTGCAGCGCGAGCAGCATTTCGGCCGTGAGGTGCTGGTGACGCGCAAGGGCGCGGTGTCGGCGCAAAAAGGTCAGTTGGGCATCATTCCCGGCTCAATGGGGGCCAAGAGTTTCATCGTTCGTGGCCTGGGCAATGAGGAGTCATTCTGCTCGTGCAGCCACGGCGCGGGCCGGGTGATGAGCCGGACCAAGGCCAAGAGCCGTTTCAATGTCGAGGATCAACGGCGGGCGACCGCGCATGTGGAGTGCCGCAAGGACAAGGACGTGATCGATGAGATTCCCATGGCCTACAAGGACATCGATGCGGTGATGCTGGCCCAGCGAGAGTTGGTCGAGGTGGTGCACACGTTGCGGCAGGTGGTGTGTGTGAAGGGGTGA
- the glaH gene encoding glutarate dioxygenase GlaH: MNAFTKIEEPVLPMPLETRGFSVQPSAQSPRLLEVIFARETVEAFVKAVAEWPVQALEYKSFLRFRVGQILDELCEGTLRPVLLNNLLSRATGGMLITPLGLDDVSQAEDMVKFTTACAHLVGRSNYDAMSGQFYARFVVVNTDNSDSYLRQPHRVMELHNDGTFVNQITDYVLMLKIDEKNMEGGNSLLLHLDDWEQCESFFRHPMARREMRWTAPPSKKVSEDVFHAVFDTDAVGRPTMRYIDQFVQPSNFEEGIWLNALSESLEGSEHKVSVPVSVGSFLLINNLFWLHGRDRFTPHDGLRRELMRQRGYISYEKPRYQRGQ, encoded by the coding sequence ATGAACGCCTTCACCAAGATCGAGGAACCCGTGCTGCCAATGCCTCTGGAAACCCGGGGCTTCTCCGTCCAACCGTCCGCACAGTCGCCACGCCTGCTGGAAGTGATTTTTGCGCGCGAAACGGTCGAAGCGTTCGTCAAGGCCGTGGCCGAGTGGCCGGTGCAGGCGCTGGAGTACAAGTCGTTCCTGCGTTTCCGCGTCGGGCAGATTCTCGATGAACTGTGTGAAGGCACCCTGCGCCCGGTGCTGCTGAACAACCTGCTCAGCCGTGCCACCGGCGGCATGCTGATCACTCCGCTGGGGCTGGACGATGTGAGCCAGGCCGAGGACATGGTCAAGTTCACCACCGCCTGCGCGCACCTGGTTGGCCGTTCCAACTACGACGCCATGAGCGGCCAGTTCTATGCCCGCTTCGTGGTGGTCAACACCGACAACTCCGACAGCTACCTGCGTCAGCCGCACCGGGTCATGGAACTGCACAACGACGGCACCTTCGTGAACCAGATCACCGATTACGTGCTGATGCTCAAGATCGACGAGAAGAACATGGAAGGCGGCAATTCGCTGCTGCTGCACCTGGACGACTGGGAGCAGTGCGAGTCGTTCTTCCGTCACCCGATGGCCCGCCGCGAGATGCGCTGGACCGCGCCGCCGAGCAAGAAGGTCAGCGAAGATGTGTTCCACGCCGTGTTCGACACCGACGCCGTGGGCCGCCCGACCATGCGCTACATCGACCAGTTCGTGCAGCCTTCGAACTTCGAAGAAGGCATCTGGCTGAATGCCCTGTCCGAATCGCTGGAAGGCAGCGAGCACAAGGTGTCGGTACCGGTATCGGTCGGCAGCTTCCTGCTGATCAACAACCTGTTCTGGCTGCACGGCCGCGACCGCTTCACCCCGCACGACGGCCTGCGCCGCGAGCTGATGCGCCAGCGTGGCTACATCAGCTACGAGAAGCCGCGGTACCAGCGCGGCCAGTAA
- the csiR gene encoding DNA-binding transcriptional regulator CsiR, which translates to MEAQAPRQNSAFSGYEWLKQDIIRGLFKPGEKLLMSTLKERYDLGVGPLREALSQLVAEKLVVAISQKGYRVAPMSLDEMKDIYDARANLEAMIVGLAIERGDDAWEASVLAQSHTLAKVMEVKTREQRLDVWDQRHKAFHTAIASGCGSKHLLQARTYLFDQAERYRHLWLTHTVFSEQALETKRQEHAALVEAILARDAARASTMMHTHLMTPVPIIAQIMRDQG; encoded by the coding sequence TTGGAAGCACAGGCCCCGCGACAGAACTCGGCATTCAGTGGGTATGAGTGGCTGAAGCAGGACATCATCCGCGGCCTGTTCAAGCCCGGCGAAAAGCTGCTGATGAGCACGCTGAAGGAGCGCTATGACCTTGGCGTAGGCCCGCTGCGCGAGGCCCTGTCGCAACTGGTGGCAGAAAAGCTGGTGGTCGCCATCAGCCAGAAGGGCTACCGGGTGGCGCCCATGTCGCTGGACGAAATGAAGGATATCTACGACGCCCGCGCCAACCTCGAAGCCATGATCGTCGGCCTGGCCATCGAGCGCGGTGACGATGCCTGGGAAGCGTCGGTGCTGGCCCAGTCGCATACCCTGGCCAAGGTCATGGAAGTGAAGACCCGTGAACAGCGCCTGGATGTCTGGGACCAACGCCACAAGGCGTTCCACACCGCCATCGCCTCGGGCTGCGGCTCAAAGCACCTGCTGCAAGCGCGCACTTACCTGTTCGATCAGGCCGAACGCTACCGCCACTTGTGGCTGACCCATACGGTGTTTTCCGAGCAGGCGCTGGAAACCAAACGCCAGGAGCACGCGGCACTGGTCGAGGCGATTCTCGCCCGTGATGCCGCCAGGGCCAGCACGATGATGCATACGCACCTGATGACCCCGGTGCCGATCATTGCCCAGATCATGCGCGATCAAGGCTGA
- a CDS encoding TonB-dependent siderophore receptor codes for MSGFKGVGSPRRVRGWVVLGLLAPFSLSALAETVATQAAEDNSLDLPALTIEGNRLYDMLPSEQTGGYSVDAATVGTKTPAALKDIPQSITVYTQDYVKDRQFVHLDDLAKYTAGLRTLTNDSGRSSIYARGYEYSEFNIDGLPAPMASIFGTVPSLAAFDRVEIMRGPAGLFSSTSELGGIVNMVRKRPTAEFQGHVEAAYGTWDTNHEEIDLSGPLDDAGRVRGRFVASRDDTNGEVDYNANTSNSYYGALDIDLDDATMLSFGLIHEVKNITPHNGYPATLDGKVPDFSHSKFLGADWNYFDGKTTDLVAELTHRFDNGGYGRIAARGSHRDTNYLYAFTATNAKGANSLRASARDFTQDTYSLDASYSQPFETFGQVSEFVVGTDYKNYDTEYLNGTSNLGTIDVNSYSPTQTTKPSPNYSTETGMQEEEYGLYSKVTFRPIERLALIAGGRFSWYRGDFYTTTLSTGSTTDDNKRVDGHFTPYGGLVYDLTENHALYASYSQVFKPQSDVDSGGRVLKPREGEQYEFGLKSSYFGGDLNTRFSVFRLTDKNRGTTEYDADGVDTGFSVASGKTRVKGAEVEVSGKLTPNWELLAGYTWMETETVKGDAETTFFIMPRHQASLWSKYTIDQGLLSGLAIGGGVSAMSNFYSENGGVRIDAPGYATVDAMLSYPVTSKLTATFNVNNLFDRDYLSRVGSTSTFNFYGPSRSMMVGARYDF; via the coding sequence ATGAGCGGTTTTAAAGGTGTGGGGAGCCCGCGACGGGTTCGGGGATGGGTAGTCCTGGGGCTGTTGGCGCCGTTTTCGTTGTCGGCACTGGCTGAAACGGTCGCCACCCAGGCGGCCGAGGACAACTCGCTCGATCTGCCGGCATTGACCATCGAAGGCAACCGCCTTTACGACATGCTGCCGTCGGAGCAAACCGGTGGCTACAGCGTCGACGCCGCCACGGTGGGCACCAAGACGCCCGCAGCGCTCAAGGACATTCCGCAGTCCATTACCGTCTACACCCAGGACTACGTCAAAGACCGCCAGTTCGTGCACCTGGATGACCTGGCCAAGTACACCGCCGGCCTGCGCACCCTGACCAACGACAGCGGCCGCTCGTCGATCTATGCCCGTGGCTATGAGTACAGCGAGTTCAACATCGACGGCTTGCCGGCCCCCATGGCCAGTATCTTCGGCACCGTACCTTCGTTGGCGGCCTTCGACCGCGTCGAGATCATGCGCGGCCCGGCTGGGTTGTTCAGCAGCACCAGCGAGCTGGGCGGCATCGTCAACATGGTGCGCAAGCGCCCGACCGCCGAATTCCAGGGGCACGTCGAAGCTGCCTACGGCACCTGGGACACCAACCACGAAGAAATCGACCTGAGCGGGCCGCTGGACGATGCCGGCCGCGTGCGCGGGCGCTTCGTCGCCTCCCGTGACGACACCAATGGCGAGGTCGACTACAACGCCAACACCAGCAACAGCTACTACGGCGCGCTGGACATCGACCTGGACGACGCGACCATGCTGTCGTTCGGGCTGATCCACGAAGTGAAGAACATCACCCCGCACAATGGTTACCCGGCAACGCTTGACGGTAAGGTGCCCGACTTCAGCCATTCCAAGTTCCTCGGTGCCGACTGGAACTACTTCGACGGTAAGACCACCGATTTGGTCGCCGAGCTGACCCACCGCTTCGACAATGGCGGCTACGGCCGTATCGCAGCCCGTGGCTCGCACCGCGACACCAACTACCTGTACGCCTTCACCGCGACCAACGCCAAAGGCGCCAACTCCTTGCGCGCCAGCGCCCGGGACTTTACCCAGGACACCTACTCGCTGGACGCCAGCTACAGCCAGCCATTCGAAACCTTCGGCCAGGTCAGCGAGTTCGTGGTCGGTACCGACTACAAGAACTACGACACCGAGTACCTCAACGGCACCAGCAACCTGGGCACCATCGACGTCAACAGCTACTCGCCGACGCAGACCACCAAGCCATCGCCGAACTACAGCACCGAAACCGGCATGCAGGAGGAAGAATACGGCCTGTATTCCAAGGTCACCTTCCGCCCGATCGAGCGCCTGGCGCTGATCGCCGGTGGCCGCTTCAGCTGGTATCGCGGTGACTTCTACACCACCACCCTGAGCACCGGGTCGACCACCGATGACAACAAGCGCGTGGACGGCCACTTCACGCCCTATGGCGGCCTGGTCTACGACCTGACCGAAAACCATGCGCTGTATGCCAGCTATTCGCAGGTATTCAAGCCGCAGTCCGATGTCGACAGCGGTGGCCGAGTACTCAAACCGCGTGAAGGCGAGCAGTACGAGTTCGGCCTCAAGAGCAGTTACTTCGGTGGCGACCTCAATACCCGCTTCTCGGTATTCCGCCTGACAGACAAGAACCGTGGCACTACCGAGTACGACGCAGACGGTGTGGATACCGGCTTCTCGGTCGCTTCCGGAAAGACGCGGGTCAAGGGTGCCGAAGTGGAAGTCAGTGGCAAGCTGACGCCGAACTGGGAACTGCTGGCCGGCTACACCTGGATGGAAACCGAAACCGTCAAGGGTGACGCGGAAACCACCTTCTTCATCATGCCGCGCCACCAGGCCTCGCTGTGGAGCAAATACACCATCGACCAAGGCCTGCTGAGCGGCCTGGCCATCGGCGGTGGTGTCTCGGCAATGAGCAACTTCTACTCCGAAAATGGCGGCGTGCGTATCGACGCGCCGGGCTACGCCACCGTGGATGCCATGCTCTCGTACCCAGTCACGTCGAAGCTGACGGCAACCTTCAACGTCAACAACCTGTTCGACCGGGACTACCTGTCTCGGGTGGGTTCGACCTCCACGTTCAACTTCTACGGGCCTTCGCGGAGCATGATGGTCGGCGCACGGTACGACTTCTAA
- a CDS encoding alpha/beta hydrolase: MSKITLSLAMVLALAAPVVLAQPEREQKMDGSLLQRHDLAYGFSHLDLDSVDGQRHYRLWIGKPNRPAPTAGYPVLWMLDGNAAIGALDAALLEKLAAGQAPLLVAVGYQTDQRIERSGRTYDYTPALPGQAEQRDPLTGLPSGGVDAFFDLLNQRMRPMVAKVAPIDPQRQTLWGHSYGGLAVLHALFTRPGDFSDYAAASPSLWWHDGAIVQEAQGLQQRLGNSRPRLLLMRGGDEPSNPRGPVRADSEQPARTLVADLAKVQGLQVRFERFEGLGHGPMLPASLHKVIEGMAR, encoded by the coding sequence ATGAGCAAGATAACCCTGTCCCTGGCCATGGTGCTGGCCCTCGCGGCCCCTGTCGTCCTGGCACAGCCAGAGCGTGAGCAGAAGATGGATGGCTCGCTGCTGCAGCGCCATGATCTGGCCTATGGTTTCAGCCACCTCGACCTGGACTCGGTCGACGGCCAAAGGCATTACCGCTTGTGGATCGGCAAGCCGAACCGTCCGGCACCCACGGCAGGGTACCCCGTGCTGTGGATGCTCGATGGCAACGCCGCCATCGGGGCGCTGGACGCCGCGCTGCTGGAAAAGCTTGCCGCAGGCCAGGCGCCGTTGCTGGTCGCCGTGGGTTACCAGACCGACCAGCGCATCGAGCGCAGTGGCCGTACCTACGACTACACCCCAGCGCTGCCTGGGCAGGCCGAGCAACGTGACCCGCTGACCGGCCTGCCCAGCGGCGGCGTGGATGCTTTCTTCGACCTGCTGAACCAGCGGATGCGGCCAATGGTGGCAAAAGTTGCGCCCATCGACCCGCAGCGCCAGACACTCTGGGGGCATTCCTATGGTGGCCTGGCGGTGCTGCACGCGCTGTTCACCCGGCCAGGCGATTTCAGCGACTATGCCGCCGCCAGCCCATCGCTGTGGTGGCATGACGGAGCCATCGTGCAGGAGGCGCAAGGTTTGCAGCAAAGGCTGGGGAACAGCCGGCCACGGTTGCTGCTGATGCGCGGTGGGGATGAGCCTTCGAACCCACGCGGGCCGGTCAGGGCAGACTCAGAACAGCCAGCACGCACGCTAGTGGCCGACCTGGCCAAGGTGCAGGGATTGCAGGTGCGCTTCGAACGGTTCGAAGGGTTGGGCCATGGGCCGATGCTGCCAGCTTCGTTGCACAAAGTGATTGAGGGCATGGCCCGGTAG
- the lhgO gene encoding L-2-hydroxyglutarate oxidase has product MYDFIIIGGGIVGMSTAMQLIQRYPDAKMLLLEKESGPARHQTGHNSGVIHAGVYYTPGSLKARFCLEGNKATKAFCDKHAIRYDECGKLLVATNALEMERMKALWERTAANGLERSWLSAGELREREPNIVGIGGIFVPSSGIVSYAEVTAAMAREFQAAGGEIRYSAEVQGLEERTDQVLVRTRADEFRGRFLVTCSGLMADRVVRMLGIEPSFIICPFRGEYYLLPKQHNQIVNHLIYPIPDPSMPFLGVHLTRMIDGTVTVGPNAVLATKREGYRKSDISVPDLFETLTTPGILKVLAKNLRPGLIELKNSLFKGGYLKQVQKYCPSITKADLTDYPAGVRAQAVSRDGKLIDDFLFVNTPRSVNVCNAPSPAATSAIPIGAHIVDKVREQLAASGAKLTARTPDNQQRVAG; this is encoded by the coding sequence GTGTACGATTTCATCATCATCGGCGGCGGGATCGTGGGTATGTCCACGGCCATGCAGCTGATTCAGCGCTACCCGGACGCGAAAATGCTCCTGCTGGAGAAAGAGTCCGGCCCCGCCCGCCATCAGACGGGCCACAACAGCGGCGTGATTCACGCCGGTGTGTATTACACCCCCGGTAGCCTCAAGGCGCGTTTCTGCCTGGAGGGCAATAAAGCCACCAAGGCGTTCTGCGACAAGCACGCCATCCGCTACGACGAGTGCGGCAAATTGCTGGTGGCCACCAACGCCCTGGAAATGGAGCGCATGAAGGCGTTGTGGGAGCGTACCGCTGCCAACGGCCTGGAGCGCTCATGGCTGTCGGCGGGTGAGCTGCGTGAACGTGAGCCGAACATTGTCGGCATCGGTGGCATCTTCGTGCCGTCCAGCGGCATCGTCAGCTACGCCGAAGTCACTGCTGCCATGGCCCGCGAATTCCAGGCGGCCGGCGGCGAAATCCGCTACAGCGCCGAAGTGCAGGGGCTCGAAGAACGTACCGACCAAGTGCTGGTGCGTACCCGTGCCGACGAGTTCCGTGGCCGCTTCCTGGTCACCTGTTCGGGGCTGATGGCCGACCGCGTGGTGCGTATGCTCGGCATCGAGCCGAGCTTCATCATCTGCCCGTTCCGTGGCGAGTACTACCTGCTGCCCAAGCAGCACAACCAGATCGTCAACCACCTGATCTACCCGATTCCGGACCCGTCCATGCCGTTCCTTGGCGTGCACCTGACGCGAATGATCGACGGCACCGTCACCGTCGGCCCCAATGCGGTGCTGGCCACCAAGCGCGAGGGCTATCGCAAGTCCGATATCTCGGTGCCCGACCTGTTCGAGACGCTCACCACGCCGGGCATCCTCAAGGTGCTGGCGAAGAATCTGCGCCCCGGCCTGATCGAGCTGAAGAACTCGCTGTTCAAGGGCGGCTACCTCAAGCAGGTGCAGAAGTACTGCCCAAGCATCACCAAGGCCGACCTCACCGACTACCCGGCAGGTGTTCGCGCCCAGGCCGTGTCGCGCGACGGCAAGCTCATCGACGACTTCCTGTTCGTCAACACGCCGCGCAGCGTGAACGTGTGCAACGCCCCGTCGCCCGCCGCCACGTCGGCGATCCCGATTGGTGCGCACATCGTCGACAAGGTACGCGAACAGCTCGCCGCCTCCGGCGCCAAGCTGACGGCCCGTACCCCCGATAACCAGCAGCGGGTCGCCGGCTGA
- the gabD gene encoding NADP-dependent succinate-semialdehyde dehydrogenase, with protein MQLQDSSLFRQQAYIDGAWVDADNGQTLSVNNPATGELIGHVPKMGVAETRRAIEAAERALPAWRALTAKDRANRLRRWFELMMQNQEDLARLMTLEQGKPLVESRGEIAYAASFLEWFGEEAKRVYGDMIPGHQPDKRLMVIKQPIGVTAAITPWNFPSAMITRKAGPALAAGCTMVLKPASQTPYSALALAELAERAGIPKGVLSVVTGSAGEVGGELTHNPIVRKLTFTGSTEIGRQLMAECAKDIKKVSLELGGNAPFIVFDDADLDAAVEGALVSKYRNNGQTCVCANRLYVQDGVYDAFVDKLKAAVARLNIGNGLETGITTGPLIDAKAVAKVQEHIEDAVAKGARVVAGGKPHALGGTFFEPTILVDVPKHAAVAKEETFGPLAPLFRFKDEDEVIAMSNDTEYGLAAYFYARDMSRVFRVGEALEYGIVGINTGIISNEVAPFGGVKASGLGREGSKYGIDDYLEIKYLCIGV; from the coding sequence GTGCAATTGCAAGACTCCAGCCTGTTCCGCCAACAAGCCTACATCGACGGCGCCTGGGTCGATGCCGACAATGGCCAGACCCTCAGCGTGAACAACCCGGCCACCGGCGAGCTGATCGGCCATGTGCCGAAAATGGGCGTTGCCGAAACCCGCCGCGCCATCGAAGCCGCCGAGCGTGCTCTGCCGGCCTGGCGTGCACTGACCGCCAAGGACCGCGCCAACCGCCTGCGCCGCTGGTTCGAACTGATGATGCAGAACCAGGAAGACCTGGCCCGCCTGATGACCCTCGAACAGGGCAAGCCGCTGGTCGAGTCCCGTGGCGAAATCGCCTATGCCGCCTCGTTCCTGGAATGGTTCGGTGAAGAGGCCAAGCGGGTCTATGGCGACATGATCCCCGGCCACCAGCCAGACAAGCGTCTGATGGTGATCAAGCAGCCAATCGGCGTCACCGCTGCCATCACTCCGTGGAACTTCCCCTCGGCGATGATCACTCGCAAGGCCGGCCCGGCACTGGCCGCCGGCTGCACCATGGTGCTCAAGCCCGCCTCGCAGACGCCGTACTCGGCCTTGGCCCTGGCGGAACTGGCCGAGCGCGCAGGCATTCCCAAAGGCGTGCTCAGTGTGGTCACCGGCAGTGCTGGTGAAGTGGGCGGCGAGCTGACCCACAACCCGATCGTACGCAAGCTGACCTTCACCGGCTCTACCGAAATCGGCCGCCAGCTGATGGCCGAGTGCGCCAAGGACATCAAGAAAGTGTCCCTGGAACTGGGCGGTAATGCCCCGTTCATCGTATTCGACGATGCCGACCTGGATGCAGCCGTCGAGGGCGCACTGGTTTCCAAGTACCGCAACAACGGCCAGACCTGCGTCTGCGCCAACCGGCTGTATGTGCAGGACGGTGTCTATGACGCCTTCGTCGACAAGCTCAAGGCTGCGGTCGCCCGTCTGAACATCGGCAACGGTCTCGAAACCGGCATCACCACTGGCCCGCTGATCGACGCCAAGGCCGTGGCCAAGGTCCAGGAACACATCGAGGACGCCGTCGCCAAGGGCGCTCGCGTGGTAGCGGGCGGCAAGCCGCACGCGCTGGGTGGCACCTTCTTCGAGCCGACCATTCTGGTCGATGTGCCCAAGCATGCCGCCGTGGCCAAGGAAGAAACCTTCGGCCCACTGGCCCCGCTGTTCCGCTTCAAGGACGAAGACGAAGTCATCGCCATGTCCAACGACACCGAGTACGGCCTGGCTGCCTACTTCTATGCCCGTGACATGAGCCGGGTGTTCCGTGTGGGCGAGGCGCTGGAGTACGGCATCGTCGGTATCAACACCGGGATCATCTCCAACGAGGTCGCGCCATTTGGCGGCGTCAAAGCCTCTGGCCTGGGCCGCGAGGGCTCCAAGTACGGCATCGATGACTACCTGGAAATCAAATATCTGTGCATCGGCGTGTAA
- a CDS encoding sensor histidine kinase, protein MRRHPLLWKLAVLQVGFCLLLTWLIWTWGLSVERSTYFLSQSDQDYLARYAQQAEQAWHQGGAAGAEAYRRKLEQAEGTWVVLLGPHLQSLGTTPLNAEEASHLTFMRKLDWPMSRRLQDELPYVSIEFPQHPDEGRLVMQLPERLLPTGLTPWTHVITHGVAPTLLALLLGLALYRHLVVPLNRLRDRADALRADDLDSPGLPLQERRDELGELAQAFEHMAGRLRQSLEQQRLLLRTLSHELRTPLARLRIAHDSELPPAQLRERLDREVNDMQKLLEDTLDLAWMDTEQPQLPTEPVLMVSVWEALCQDICFESGWERTRLPCSLGTDCLVQVHLDSLAQALENLMRNAIRHSPVDGRVSLDGWREGDCWHLRLSDQGPGVPQADLERIFKPYQRLADSGAGFGLGLPIARRAIELQGGRLWASNGHPGLCLHLLLPIGQECLES, encoded by the coding sequence ATGCGTCGACACCCCTTGCTGTGGAAACTTGCCGTGCTGCAGGTCGGTTTCTGCCTGCTGCTGACCTGGCTGATCTGGACCTGGGGTCTGTCAGTCGAGCGCAGCACCTATTTCCTCTCCCAGTCCGACCAGGACTATCTCGCCCGCTACGCGCAGCAAGCCGAACAGGCCTGGCACCAGGGCGGGGCAGCTGGTGCCGAGGCCTACCGCAGGAAACTGGAACAGGCCGAGGGCACCTGGGTGGTACTGCTGGGCCCGCACCTGCAAAGCCTTGGCACCACGCCGCTTAATGCCGAAGAGGCCAGCCACCTGACGTTCATGCGCAAGCTTGACTGGCCGATGAGCCGGCGCCTGCAGGATGAACTGCCCTACGTCAGCATCGAGTTTCCACAGCACCCTGACGAAGGCCGTCTGGTCATGCAGCTCCCCGAGCGGCTGTTGCCCACCGGCCTGACACCCTGGACCCATGTCATCACCCACGGCGTTGCCCCGACGCTGCTGGCCTTGCTGTTGGGCCTGGCGCTGTACCGTCATCTGGTGGTGCCGCTGAACCGTCTGCGCGACCGAGCCGACGCCTTGCGCGCCGACGACCTCGACAGCCCCGGCCTGCCCCTGCAGGAACGGCGCGATGAGCTGGGCGAGCTGGCACAGGCCTTTGAACACATGGCCGGCCGCCTGCGCCAGAGCCTGGAGCAGCAACGCCTGCTGCTGCGCACGCTGTCGCACGAACTGCGCACGCCCCTGGCCCGGCTACGCATCGCCCATGACAGCGAGTTACCACCGGCCCAGTTGCGCGAGCGCCTGGACCGCGAGGTGAACGACATGCAGAAGCTGCTCGAAGATACGCTCGACCTTGCCTGGATGGACACCGAGCAACCCCAGTTGCCAACCGAACCGGTGTTGATGGTTTCAGTGTGGGAAGCGTTGTGCCAGGACATCTGTTTCGAAAGCGGCTGGGAGCGCACACGCCTGCCCTGCTCGCTCGGCACCGACTGCCTGGTGCAAGTCCACCTGGACAGCCTGGCCCAGGCTCTGGAAAACCTGATGCGCAATGCCATCCGCCACTCGCCTGTCGACGGCCGGGTCAGCCTCGATGGCTGGCGTGAGGGTGACTGCTGGCATCTACGCCTGAGCGACCAAGGCCCCGGCGTGCCACAAGCTGACCTCGAGCGCATCTTCAAGCCTTACCAGCGCCTGGCTGACAGCGGCGCTGGCTTCGGCCTGGGCCTGCCCATCGCCCGCCGCGCCATCGAACTGCAAGGAGGGCGGCTCTGGGCCAGCAATGGTCATCCCGGTCTATGCCTGCATTTGCTGTTGCCCATCGGCCAGGAATGTTTAGAAAGTTAA
- a CDS encoding response regulator transcription factor, producing the protein MPTSLLLAEDDPRLRQDLERHFLNRHFRVHACATGTQALHAIHHDRFDLVLLDIMLPGIDGLSLLDELRRHQAVPVMLMSALGAEQDRISGFTRGADDYLPKPFSLAELDARVDALLRRVAFDRGTVPRADTDSLTFDQISQDVVCDGKAAGLTASEFRLLTTLRAHPGEALSKAFLYQTVLHRAYTRLDRGLDVHVCNLRRKLADIGAQHLQIQAVRGQGYILVDTEQS; encoded by the coding sequence GTGCCCACCTCACTCCTCCTCGCCGAAGACGACCCACGCCTGCGCCAGGACCTCGAACGCCACTTCCTCAACCGCCATTTCCGGGTTCACGCCTGCGCCACCGGCACCCAGGCCCTGCATGCGATTCACCATGACCGTTTCGATCTGGTGTTGCTGGACATCATGCTCCCCGGCATCGACGGCCTCAGCCTGCTCGACGAATTGCGCCGCCACCAGGCGGTGCCGGTCATGCTGATGTCAGCGCTGGGGGCCGAGCAGGATCGCATCAGCGGCTTTACCCGAGGGGCCGATGACTACCTGCCCAAGCCCTTCAGCCTGGCCGAGCTGGACGCCCGGGTCGATGCACTGTTGCGGCGAGTGGCCTTCGATCGCGGCACCGTCCCGCGTGCTGACACCGACAGCCTGACCTTTGACCAGATCAGTCAGGACGTCGTCTGCGATGGCAAAGCTGCTGGCCTGACGGCCTCCGAATTTCGCTTGTTGACCACCCTGCGCGCCCACCCTGGCGAAGCCTTGAGCAAGGCATTCCTGTACCAGACCGTGCTGCACCGTGCCTACACCCGCCTGGACCGTGGCCTCGATGTGCATGTGTGCAACCTGCGCCGCAAGCTGGCCGATATCGGTGCCCAGCATCTGCAGATCCAGGCGGTGCGAGGTCAGGGATATATCCTGGTGGATACGGAACAGTCCTGA